The genome window TTATGTCTAGATGGACAAAATGTTTTAAACGTTTAAGCTGCATGGTTACTACTCTAGGGTTCATTCTAATACTAGACCTTTCATCAGTAACTGCCCAGGAGGCGGTAAAAGTTGATCCTGACATTCCAGCGTACGGTAAGGTAAGCGGTGTATCAGGCAATATCAGCAGTATTGGCTCTGACACGATGAATAATCTCATGACATTATGGTGTGAAGGGTTCGGTAAAAATTACCCCAATGTAAAATGTCAGATAGAGGGAAAGGGATCAAGCACCGCACCGCCGGCGCTCATCGAGGGAACCGCACAATTCGGCCCCATGTCCCGTGAAATGAAGAGTACAGAAATCGACGACTTCGAAAAGAAGTTTGGTTATAAACCGACCCAGATCAGCACAGCAATTGACACATTGGCAGTTTATGTCAACAAAGATAATCCTATAGAATGCATAAGCATGGTTCAGGTCGACGAAATTTTCTCGAAGGGGAGGACATGCGGGGGCACCGAAGACATAAAAACTTGGGGTCAACTCGGACTAAAAGGTGATTGGGCTGATCGTCCCATAGGTATGTTTGGCAGGAATTCGGCCTCCGGTACCTACGGTTATTTCAAGGAGCACGCACTCTGCAAAGGCGATTACAAAGACACGGTAAAGGAGCAGCCGGGATCCGCTTCGGTTGTCCAGGGAGTTGCGGAAGACCGATTCGCAATAGGTTACAGTGGCATCGGATATAAAACTTCGGGAGTCCGAGCAGTACCACTTTCAAAAAAGGGCGGGCAGTGCGCAGAACCGAATCTGGAAAACGTACTGAATAATTCCTATCCTCTCGGAAGATTTCTATATTTATATGTCAACAAAAACCCAAACAAACCCCTCGATCCGCTGCGTGAGGAATTCATAAAATTCATACTGTCCAAAGGAGGTCAGGAAGTAGTGGTTAAGGATGGATACGACCCACTTCCGGGAAAGATCGCGGCAAAAGAGCTTGCAAGGATTCAATAGTACCTTCAGAATCTGCTATGATTTAAGCTAATTCATGTCCGCACAAACGAGACCCAAGGTAACGAAAGATGACAGAAAAGATCAACAAGCCGCCTCGAAGTCAGCAGGACTCAAACGCAGGCGACTTGCTGATCTTATTGGACGCATTGTCGTAACAGCCGGCGGTATTGGAATCGTACTCAGTATACTGGCCATACTCGTCTTCATTGCGCTCGAGGTAGTCCCACTCTGGAAAAGCGTAAGGTCCGAGCTTGTTGGCACATATGTCCTCAGTGAATCGCCCGGACTCGCCTCTTACTTTCTAGACTATTCGCCTTCGACATCAGAGTTCCCATTCCTGGCAACAGGCGCAGATGAGTACCGTGAAGTTGGATTTATGATAACAAGAGACGGGCATATTCACTTCTTGTCCTTGAAAGACGGGAAAACAATTAACGACCTACCATTATCGAAAATAGAAGGACAGAAGGTACTCTCCGTTTTCGTGTCTTCTATCAACCGAATATATGCATTGGGAACAGAGGACGGTTACATATTGCCTGTTAAAGTTAATTTCGACGTAAGATTCACAGATGATGGAAAAAGAATAATTGATCCCAGGGTTATTGAAGAGGAACCTATACAAATAAGTACTCTTCCCTTAACGAAAGTAGCCTTTCAGGAAAAAAATGATGAAGCCATTGGAGCCGCGGCTGTTACTTCAGATCAGAAGCTACTACTATTCTCGCAAGAGGAAAGTACTTCACTATTAGGAGATAGCGAGAAAGAGCAACATTTACAGGATCTAACGCCAAACCTAGCTGGTGACAAAGTCACAACTATGGAGCTTGACAATGCGTTGGATAACCTATACGTAGGAACAGAAGAAGGAAAGCTATTTCATTGGGATATAACTGATAGAAGTAATCCTGAGTTAGTGGATATTGTGGATGCAACCGGCAATTCAAATACGGCAATAACGGCACTCGCCTCCCTCCTAGGAGACCGTTCATTAATAGTTGGTGACGAGGCAGGAGATGTCTCCGTTTGGTTCCAGGTAGAGGATCCAACTTCGCCAAAAGGGAAAAGGCTTAAGAAAATCCACGTCTTAGATTCACTGGAAATTCCAATTACCGCTATCTCACCCTCTGCAAGAAATAGGGTCTTTCTGGCGGCGGATCAAGAAGGCGAGATAGTCTTATACCATGCAACCTCTGTACAAAAATTACTACAATTAAATGCTGACAAAGAGAAAATTAATGCGCTATCGTTTTCCCCAAAGGCCAATGGCTTTCTCGCAATAGACCAGAAGGGAAAATTGTACAACTGGCGTATAGATGTTCCTCATCCTGAAACGACTCTTAAAACGCTTTTTGGTAAAGTTTGGTACGAGGGCTATTCTAAGCCGGAATATGTATGGCAATCAACGGGAGGAACAGATGATTTCGAACCCAAGTTTAGTCTGACCCCTCTTGCCTTCGGAACATTAAAAGGAGCATTCTACGCACTTTTCTTTGCAATACCTTTATCAATACTCGGAGCAATTTGTGTGTCACAATTCATGCATCCATCTCTCAGGAACACTATAAAACCTGTTATTGAGATCATGGCAGCCTTACCAAGTGTCGTTTTAGGATTCTTTGCCGGCCTCTGGTTAGCTCCCCATATCGAGAAGATTGTGCCCGCTGTTTTTTTGATGCCGCTAGTCATTACTATCCTTACCCTGTTAAGCGTTTTTGTCTGGCAATATGCTCCTAAATCACTCAAGGGAAGATTTATGGACGGCACTGAGCTTTTCCTCCTTATTCCAATAATAATCCTAGGGGTGTTTATAAGTCTCTGGCTTAATGCACCGATGGAAAACCTACTCTTAGGTGGAGATTACAAAGGGTGGTTGTATAACGTGCTAGGTTTACAATATGATCAAAGAAATGCATTAATTGTTGGGTTCGCAATGGGATTTGCAGTCATCCCAATTATCTTCACCATCTCGGAAGATGCATTATCCAGCGTACCTAAGAATCTTACAGCCGGTTCTTTCGCACTAGGAGCCAACAGGTGGCAAACCGCTGTAAAGGTTATTTTACCGACTGCAAGTGCGGGAATATTTTCTGCCGTGATGATAGGGCTCGGAAGGGCAGTAGGTGAAACGATGATCGTGCTGATGGCTACCGGGAATACACCACTGATGGATTGGAGTATCTTCAACGGATTCAGGGCCCTATCTGCGAATATAGCGGTTGAAATACCTGAGGCGCCGTTAGGAGGTACTCTTTACAGGGTATTATTTCTTGCAGCCCTTCTCCTTTTCCTCGTCACCTTCATTGTGAATACCGCTGCCGAATTAGTCAGGCAGAGACTCAGAAGGAAATACGGGCAGCTATGAGAAAAATGTGGAAAAGCGGAGATCCATTTGTATGGCTCACTGGCGTC of Thermodesulfobacteriota bacterium contains these proteins:
- a CDS encoding phosphate ABC transporter substrate-binding protein PstS family protein gives rise to the protein MVTTLGFILILDLSSVTAQEAVKVDPDIPAYGKVSGVSGNISSIGSDTMNNLMTLWCEGFGKNYPNVKCQIEGKGSSTAPPALIEGTAQFGPMSREMKSTEIDDFEKKFGYKPTQISTAIDTLAVYVNKDNPIECISMVQVDEIFSKGRTCGGTEDIKTWGQLGLKGDWADRPIGMFGRNSASGTYGYFKEHALCKGDYKDTVKEQPGSASVVQGVAEDRFAIGYSGIGYKTSGVRAVPLSKKGGQCAEPNLENVLNNSYPLGRFLYLYVNKNPNKPLDPLREEFIKFILSKGGQEVVVKDGYDPLPGKIAAKELARIQ
- a CDS encoding ABC transporter permease subunit translates to MSAQTRPKVTKDDRKDQQAASKSAGLKRRRLADLIGRIVVTAGGIGIVLSILAILVFIALEVVPLWKSVRSELVGTYVLSESPGLASYFLDYSPSTSEFPFLATGADEYREVGFMITRDGHIHFLSLKDGKTINDLPLSKIEGQKVLSVFVSSINRIYALGTEDGYILPVKVNFDVRFTDDGKRIIDPRVIEEEPIQISTLPLTKVAFQEKNDEAIGAAAVTSDQKLLLFSQEESTSLLGDSEKEQHLQDLTPNLAGDKVTTMELDNALDNLYVGTEEGKLFHWDITDRSNPELVDIVDATGNSNTAITALASLLGDRSLIVGDEAGDVSVWFQVEDPTSPKGKRLKKIHVLDSLEIPITAISPSARNRVFLAADQEGEIVLYHATSVQKLLQLNADKEKINALSFSPKANGFLAIDQKGKLYNWRIDVPHPETTLKTLFGKVWYEGYSKPEYVWQSTGGTDDFEPKFSLTPLAFGTLKGAFYALFFAIPLSILGAICVSQFMHPSLRNTIKPVIEIMAALPSVVLGFFAGLWLAPHIEKIVPAVFLMPLVITILTLLSVFVWQYAPKSLKGRFMDGTELFLLIPIIILGVFISLWLNAPMENLLLGGDYKGWLYNVLGLQYDQRNALIVGFAMGFAVIPIIFTISEDALSSVPKNLTAGSFALGANRWQTAVKVILPTASAGIFSAVMIGLGRAVGETMIVLMATGNTPLMDWSIFNGFRALSANIAVEIPEAPLGGTLYRVLFLAALLLFLVTFIVNTAAELVRQRLRRKYGQL